The Papaver somniferum cultivar HN1 chromosome 6, ASM357369v1, whole genome shotgun sequence genome segment ATGAAGGTTtgctggctgtgatcatgatccttgacatggggagcgtggtggtacgacacTTTGCAGAAAGAAGCGACGTTGAAGCATCTTcagctcttggagaggatgttgaaacttaaggagccaaacgtTGAAGCTTcttcttcggatcctggagcttcttatggagagaacgctgaagcggagagGCTGCTTGAGCgagcattgaagcggagcggctgtcggagtgaacattgaagcggagccgcaACTAGGGGACGTTGAAGTGAATCGGCTGTTGGAGCGAACGCTAAAACGTAGCGGCTAcgttaatcagtgtgttgtcaaactggacacccttcaagcgaacaatggttaggagtccccagttccatatatcaatcgtgctttccaggagaggttggggtttgcgaacggcttctctggttggaaacagctgcttccctgatgcagtgcggttgagggctgcgaatatgtcttgaaACTGCGCCTATAGAGTCTCACATAATTGtatcatcatagactgcacgattttgtgggcgaagtccccggaaatcatgcagctctgACAGAAAGAGAGTATATGTGAACTCAGGGggattgctgattttctttgcctcgattttggagaagtcattcctgatatttacatgtgatgaaattggattgatgattcccttctactggcgttcaagagcaacgctggaaggatacaagctgccggcgctggaaagatgcaagttgttagcgctggaagaatGCAAGCAGCTGACGCTGGAAAGatacaagttgttagcgctggaaggattcAAGTTGTTGGCgccgctgtaaagatgcaagttgttagcgttggatcggcttggaatgggcgctggcttggcgtggacgctggacTGGCTTGGCGTGGCACGGACTGTTGGCTTGTCATGGCGCtggcttgttcttgcgggcccagttgcctctttccatttattttcttgttttcttttgttggtgAAAATCCtatccataggtatgccttccataaatctgtagaaatattgttcttctcttcaaatatcaccgtagtaacgtcatctacctcatgaatagtgacgggtaatcattattatgcaaagtaggcatgtaTGGGTAGGTGACTGCCATTGATTCCACAAATAACTGGGCGTAAAGGTTTTCcccctttttttttgaaaggcaaacaaagcgcatgttttattgtttgatttgaattgatagataacttctatctatgagggttttggattattatttggaatgaactgttttagattAAAGATGTTTTTTGGTTGCAATTGCAAgcgacacaaacatcccaggaaggCCATGGAACCGTGAACTTGCGTGTAAATAGAgggcatgggatgaaacataacatggctatcctgtgaaaacttgaagtagtagaccatgtattttgtctagcaagacttactcggtttttcagatcTCCTAGCGAAAAATGGATCTTCCGGGTGCAAGTCTGATTTTTGTGGGAAGCGCTGTCGTGATCGTGGAAAGTCTTCACTCGCCCCTGATTCATCtggtaatcgagtcgtcgatccctgggcggatcgtttgcttctaccatcttggaagTCCTCGGTCACCCGTTGTCGTGTtatgactggtaactgagtcgcctggtaactgagtcgtcgattcctAAGTGGATCGTTTGCTTCCACCACCTTCATGTCTAGGTTGAAGTATGAAATCGGGAGCTGGAATTGatgttgtaaccgagagattaatctcccactatggtcgccaattgtttgagggtgaaaacggtttctgctgatttcggtaatttcgtgtgttgtgggtgagaaacgagtctaaaccctaaacaatgtactgcaaggtagtactttagattcgaaagatcaatctgtacaaatccggcctaaaccaagaaatggtcgttccagacttgcttcggtcacaaagtgaaggagaagggttggttttggggaggaaagcgaagagagtgttgagaccagaatagttgattctgaaagagtagttgttttctacgacttgtatcagagagtgggaagctaacatatggaaagctagcaaatgttttctgagtgttgtatgctcctgaccagaacttgttgttcggtagaaataggtaagacctatttatacaagtcgaagtgaagcgtactctggtctcgtaaaaatggaaatggatgagtaaatgggaggaggtggtagccgataacgcctggaattgatgttccataatgaaggaaagcgtttcaccattactccctgtgtttactaaccgcctcatccttatgacactgtcttgtaacgggcgtagtgtaagccgcatgctgtaaacctccaaaccaataccccaatgagcatcccctagtttgtgacatgtattgatgtctcgagtgtttttggggaaaacatgtagcatgttgcttctgtttggaaagttgagcttgggagacttgccggctcggtggtgaccttcgacggtcgagattttgcatcttgagaggaagggtagtcgttgattattgcaacctttcgtttggtagctagcggcatgaaagcatggcccgCATGGATTTAACATGGTTAGGCATGTCcaatctaggattttggcatagtttaggcgcggccaaaaaactaaggttttggcattgtttgggcgcgaccaaaatttgggtttggcgTCGGTttaaaggtttccatgcgttagctagtAAACTTGGacggaaaggtggtcgttgattgttgcaacccttcgttttggcatccaacgtcatgaaggaaaggctggcatggattcggcacagtggtgtggttggcatggttggcatgccttgtcgcggagatgtgtctggcacggtatgtcattggcacatgtggcatggttttcatgccttggcgtggagatgtggcttgcacggaatgacattggcacatgtggcatggttggcatgccttggcgtggagatgtggctggcacggcatgccattaacacatgtggcatggttggcatgccgtggtgtggagatgtggctggcacggcatgccattgtcacatgtggcatggttggcatgccttggcgtggaggtgtggctgacacagcatgtcattggcacatgtggcatggttattATGCCTTGGCGCAAAGTGGTtgcacggtatgccattggcacatgtggtgcggcatgGTTAGCATACCTtgggtggcgaatttggatggttgagatctgcatctcagatggaagggtggtcgttgatcgttgcgaCCCTttgttttggaagccagcggcatgtagcggggccggcatggatttggcatggaaacgtggccaagctaggattttgacatagttaggcgcggccaaaaactagggtttggcattagttttgggcgcgaccaaaattagggcttggcgttgggccaaaggttaccacgcgttagctggcgaccttggacagctaagatctgcgtctcagatggaagggtggttgttgatcgttgcaacccttcgttttggcatccagcaGCATGTAgcgggccggcatggctttggcatggaaacgTGGACAaggtaggattttggcatagttaggcgcggccaaaaactagggtttgacattaattttgggcacgaccaaaattagggcttggcgttgggccaaaggttaccacgcattagctggcgaccttggacggctaagatctgcatctcagatggaagggaggtcattgattgttgcaacccttcgttttggcatccagcggcatgtagcggggccggcatggctttggcatggaatcgtggctggcatggtttttcattggcacggtggcgcgactTGCATGGTAGGCattccttggcacggagatgcgactggcacggcatgccttggcgcggagacgtggatggcatggtttgccatcggcacgatggtgcggctggcatggttggcatgccttggcgtagagacgtggctggcatggtttgccattggcacggtggtgcggttggcacagcatgccattggcacatgtggtacggctggcatggttggcatgccttggcgcggagacgtgggtggcatggtttgtcattggaacggtggtgcggctggcatggttggcatgccttggcgcggagacgtggttggcatagttttccattggcacggtggtgcggctggcatggttggcatgccttggcgcagaggcgtggctggcatggtttgccattggaacggtaatgaggctggcatgattggaatgccttggcgcggagacgtggctggcatggtttcccattggcacggtggtgcggctggcatggttgacatgccttggcgtggagacgtggctggcatggttttccattggcatggtgatgcggctggcatggttggcatgccttggcgcggagacgtggctggcatggtttgtcattggcacggtggtgcggctggcatggttggcatgccttggcgcggagacgtatctggcatggtttgccattggcacggtggtgtggctggcatggtttgcatgccttggcgcggagacgtggctggcatggttttccattggcacggtggtgcggctggcatggttggcatgccttggcatgccttggcgtggagacgtggctggcatggtttgccattggcacggaggtgtgagaattagggtttggcatgtacgaagatgatgtcagtcaatactaagggctctgccgtggaacatgacacatgtatataaaaaaaaggtaccctggtaattcttacgtaggcatgttgaatgattcaataaatgcgctagtggttgtagtgacgtcatgtcagatgtacggttttacgattttaacgctAAGCTaagaaccaccatcaacaacagggtAAGTAGAGCACTCAGAAATGGCAGTTGTATGAACTTGAAGACACATATTAGCCTGTGGGTTATTGTTATTGTTGGTGTTAGATTTCGAAGTTGTGTATCGATAGAAGCATTTGTTGGCTGTATGGCCATTCTTTTTGCAGATTTGGCATTGAATGTTACTGAAATCAGTGATTCTAAAGGGTTGAGTGGTATTATTATCTTTGTGAGGTCTGAAAGGAGTATTGATTGAAGTATCTTTATGGGGTTTGAAAGAGGTATCTTTAGATGTAAAATGGTTAAAGGTATTTTTAGTGAAAAAGGCAGAGTTCATAGCAGAATCCAAACTCTTAGAGATTTCAGCGTCTTGATTAGAAAGTCATTGTTCATGATGAATGAGTCTAGATCTTAGTTCATTAAAAGTAACGGGAACATCTCTATTTTGAATAGAGATAACAAAACTGTCATACTCTCTCCCAACACCATTGAGAGTATACATAACCATATCAGTCTCAGGAACATGTTCATTAATAGCAGCCACTGAATCAATGATTTCCTTGAGACGAAGTAGATACTCATACATAGAAGAAGATCCTCTCCTAATATTATGCAGCTGGTTTCTAAGCAAAGTCTTTTTAGCAACAAACTGATCTGAAAAGGTTTTTGCAAGAGCTAGCCATACCTGCTTAGATGTAAATAACCCAATGATAACAGATGAAACTGAGGGAGTGAACGTAGCATTCAAACAGCTCATGACAAAGCGATCTCATTTCCTCCATTTGAGATACTCAGGGTTCAAAACTTCAGTAGATCCAACCATAATAGAAGGAGCAGGTGGTTTAATACTTTCATCTATGAAACCAAACAGATCTGTGCAAATAAGAATAGATTCCATCTGATTCTTCCAGATGAGATAGTTAGCAtcatcaagcttgtttgtaacaAAGGTGGTGATGGTTGTAAATGGTAAAGTAGAGATGTTGAAATCAAAAGATGGATTTAATGGGTTTTCAGGTATATGTGTTTCACCAGATTGGTCATCTGAGAAAGGGTTTTCAGGTGTTTCATTATCATTGTTAAGAGGTATATCTGTATTGAGTGGTGTAGACATCAGAGTTGAGAGATTTTAGTGATGATAAGGTATTGATAGTGACGGCGGAAGGTGGACACAGATCCCAGGGAATTTCTTTAATGTTTTCCTCCTGATACCATGTGAGATTTGTCAAACAGTTATCTTTAATGATGTTGATGCTTCAACGATGAATACTGATATTGATGATGCAGAAGTAATAAATGAAACAGATGTATTTGTGATGTGATAGAGATATCAGTTGTGAAGAGATAAGCTTCTTGTATTTAGAGTTATCAAAGGAGATATTACAGCACAACACTTATAGCCAAAGATAAGGACAAGCTGATATAAACCCTAGAGAAATAAACCAAGGATATTCCTACAAGAAAGcagacaaaagaaaataaaaacaacagtaAAAGTAAAACAAGGTATTACTGTCTAATAGggaaatatggactgtttttatcCTCTCTTCTTTTTCTCCCAACTGCTATAATCAAGGCTGCAGGAAAGGCGTGGTACCGAAGATATCAACTAGTATAAGAAAGACGATGTAAATCTCAGACTAATGCACTCAAAACCCAAAGTTGTTATAAATGATTATGATAGGCTAAACTTACAGGGCAGTTTGGCCGGGAGTGAAGAGCAAAAGTTACATTCAACTATAAAAAAAGACAAATAACACAGGTCTCATAAAAAACCCAATGCTGGGGCTAGAAAACTATTCTAGCAAAATCCCTCCCCAATGGTACTGAGTATGCTTATGGTAGGATACATAACCAATGAAAAGCCATGAACAAAAGCCATGAACCCTAGTGACCAAATATATCTTTTAAAGCCGACGTACACCTAACCTTTTTCTACCAATCATTCAGAACCGTCTGGGAATGCTTGCAGAGCATCTTGATTACCATTAACATAGAAATCAACAACTGCTTTCATTCTTGGAAGCTTATCTGGGTGGTAATTCACATGGACAATCACGGGCTTTAACTTTCTCAGTTTGTCATCTTTCCGGACAGTCTTGAAGAGTACTTTGCTGTTCATGAAGCTATAATAATCCATTACTCTCTTAGATGCATGAAGACCCTCGTACCCAGGATGCGAAGGGTAGAATAGCTCTTCATTGAATACAGCCTGGTCCCATGCATTTTCCTTAGCAAGCCGATCAGCCACCCTATCCAAAAGTTCGATTGCAGGAATGGTTGGCCTTATGTAGAAGAAACCGGAGTTAAAAACCCACACCCTCATTGTGTGTGCATAACGAGCCCAACCCATAGAAGGTTCATCAAAGACATCATTAAATCCATAAGCTGTTGAGTTATTGTGACCATCAGTCATGGACTCGACATCTGAATCCCGATAGATGTGATCAAATGGGTCTTGCAAGTACACTATGTCAACGTCGGATAGAAGAACACTATAACCAAGTTGCAAGAACTCCCTCAACACACGAAACTTCAACCCTGAAACAGCATGATTACCTCCTGTTCTTGCAATTTCATCAACATTTTGATCAGGATCTCTTTTATAAACAGGAACATGATTCAGCTCGCAAAAATTTGCAATATCATCGTCCAGTGCAACGACTAAATAATTAGGTATTCCCACTCTCTTGATGTTAGTAAACCAAACCTCTAGCATTTCCTTCACATTCGAGTTCGCCAAACAAACAATCAGCTCTTTTCTGAAAGCTACTTTCTCGAGTAGCTTTGCGAGTCTAGGATTAACAGACGGATCAGCAACAACAGTGGGATTAGTCCTCAAAGACTTAACAGTGCCGAACGGACCTGCTTTATGTGGATTACCCATAACCAAAACCTGCTTTTGAGCTTGATCCTTCCCTTGCTCAGCTAATCGAAGCTTCTCAGTCAATTCCCTGACCTGCTTCTTCAATTCAGCATTCTTATCCGATACAGAAACCAATTCCAACTTCAACATGTTCGCCTTTTCATCTGATTCACATGCGGCAGAACCAACCTAACATTGGCAAACCAATCAGCAAACATACATTTTTCGAAGACTCCACATATAAAATCAAATGCTCCACAATCGTAAGTTGAAACTCTTGATACTGGAGATGCAAAGTGTAAAACTCAAACAATGTATTCAACAATCATGATGTAGTCTTGATATTAGAGATGTACAGATAATTTTAAATTAGTTTCAAGATGTAAACTTTAAGTCTCAAAACAATATAAATTTTACAGTTTGACTTAAAAATAACAACAACCATACACGACGACATTCACAATCATGAAAATTTCATACAAACGAACTAATTTTTACAGatctcaatcttaaattgaaggaaaaaaaatgtcAAATTCAGTGTGAAAAGGAGAAGAATTGGTACCTGGACATTGGTGGTAGCAATTCGACGATTCTTAATTGGGGAAGGAGAATTTGAAGCAAAGAATCCATGAGGGAAACAAAATGCAAAAACACAACCAAGCAGAATTCCAATACCAATAGCAATAGCAATTCTAGATCCACGAATTGAATGAACATTGCTTCTCATTAACGATCCATCTCTTCTCCCTGACATCATATACAACCCTTTTTCTTTCTATTATTAATCTAGGGTTTCCTAATTTTCCTGAGTTACTGATTCCACACACAGtgatcaaaataagaaaaaatgaaGTTAATTTATTCTAAAATTGATGAGTATCTCTACGAGAGAATAAATGTACTTCTTTGTGTTTTGATTTTCTAGCTAAACATGAACAGTATTAATGAAAGAagcccaaagaagaagaaaaaggaaagtaggaggagcagaagaagaagaaaccgagAACCCTAAATCTTCTTCAACCTCCTTCGGTGTGTTTTAAGATCAAAATTGTGAATGTGAGTTAGTGGTGAAGTCGTCGTCAGCTGTTAGCACATGATTTCTCTTTGGGCAGAGACGACTCAGAcaaattttaaaattattttttccattttttgaaccatttcatttattattttgtattatgAGCGTACACTAAGGAATACTGTCGTATCGTCGAAAAACAAAAACGTGATTTTACGTGGGTGGGGGATTCGATGGGATGAGCCGATGAGGTTATGGCTTGTGACTTGTGAGGGTGATGGTCAGATCTTCAACTGAGATATGGATGTGGAACATTCATTGTACATACATACCCGAtcgcctagttagcaattcgggattcggcaaacgtacggaacggcaaacgtacgagtattatacggttttgtaaaatccagattcggtccaaaattcggtcaacgggacgtgattcgtcattaattcggaacggcatacgaaAGTGTATAATtcaatttataaatgtgagttcggctctgaaaattcggtatctatatataacaaataatttgtatttataaggtcatagaccaatttttatgcatatgtgtgagttatttaaggaaaaaataaactcaatatgatgatattaataatatatacaacattagttatccaaaaggacgtcgtatggtggtttagatgcttcgttagtgagtttgagatctctctcaccttcaccttcaaatctcttcagtcgtttttgtttcataaaaattacaacacgtctaatattcggtcgtgtatgttcgggaggcagtaaagcccaaaaagtggagtctttgaaaagtaaaagctaaaaaaATTATGGAGAATTAAGCgcacgtatcattcgggatacgtaaaattcgtgaacgattcgcgaataatccggaaatgccatataatacgcgacttgggttcggagttgcaaagacggtaaaattcgtgatacggatcATTCgcaaacttactaactaggcccgATCGAGTATACTATTTGATCTGTGCACCAAAATTAGGCATGCGAAGTGGGGCCCACATATAAATGTCAGGGTCGTAGAAGGGAAAATTGGGAGGTTAAATGGTAGAGTAGGTGCTGTAGGCTTGGACCAAATTAGAAGGCATTAAAAAGGAGGTGGTGTGTTTGGCAATATATTCTTTTCATTTcagtgaaaatatcatttttcctgaaacagaGGTAAGTATgcggtttggatttcatcacagtgaaagtatcatttttcttgaacATAGATAAATTTGCGGTTTGGGTGTCGAGGTACATAAGCTGTTATAAGTTGTAACTAACAAAATGCAGAGAATATGATGTGCTTCATGCTTTGCACGTTCCCCACACCAGCATCGCCTAACAATAACAGGATATTGAATAATCACAAGAGAcgagaaaaactaaaaactacAATAAAAATTTTGTCCTGGGTTGGTGGTCTCTTTTGAAGTGCCGATTTTCTTGGCCTCTTTTGGGCTGGTGTTCTCGTTCTGAAAGCAGAATTTTGTTGGCATCTGATAAGTTAAGAGTTAGTTTATATCTCAAATTTAGCACTCATCTTGTTACAAAGGAAGCCAACAAATTATTTACTGTAACATCCTGGCACTAAGAACACTGTTtccttttggttaattatttacatgacttgtttatttctttgttgacAGAAAATTAACTAGAACCACAAAAAACCTGATTCATGAGAgcatctacatttttcttcaaCTAGTTGGAATAGAAAACATCTTCCTAAACTGTAATGGGGATAATGAACAGAAATTTGActagagaagaagagaaagaaaaaacatTTGTTGTTTTGGAGTCTAGTGGAGTCTGAGGCACAATTCATTATTTATCAACCTCTTACTCGGCTGAGTCATGGTTTCCTGTGGAGGATGCTGGTGCTGCAGGGGTGTCTCCAACAGCCTTATGCCCGTTTTCTGTTGCGGATGCTGGTGCTGCAGGGGAGCCTCCTACCGCCTTCTGCCCTTGTATTGGGCTAGTTGGGTGAAGGATACCCCAAATCATCTGGTTTGCTGATTCCAcatagaaaaaaaattctttcagTTCCAACCTCTCACAAGCAAACAATTTTGAAAGCAGAAGCTAAAACTGACAGCGACTCAGCATAAAGGATGATAATGCTACATACCTGAGGCTAGAATCTTCATGATCACTGACCTGGCAAACTGAATCTCTCCTTGGTGAGAGTTGGCAAATTTGGCCTGTAATGAGAAATCATTAAAACGAAAAAACTCAGGAAATTCACGTACAGCTCATGATGTTAATAGAAGTTATTTATTATGTATGGTTGAAAAAATCAGCTACTTAGCTCAAACGTGTTCGATAGAATTACAATTATTATATGGAAGTACACCAGGTTGGGTACAGTACCAGTCATGTAGTGACTACAAGGATGGGACATGTTCATCAAGATTCAAGACCCCATAAAGTTTCAAgggaaaaaaaaacccaaaattgaAATTTGTTGCTTGTAAAATCTGACCACATTATTGCGAGAATACCAAACAAATAGAATAACTGATGGACGATAAGATTATATACAGCAGAGGATTGCCTAAGAAAAtacattaaacaaccaagtccaAAAGTGGGGTTCCCTTGCCACCAATATATCCAAGATGGGTTGCACTGACGTTTCCTACTTCTTCTGAAGATACATTAAACGTTTGGTCATGATGGGGAAGTTCCTCATCGTGACCAAATTATTTAAGATGTATAGTTGAGGAAATATCTGAACTAAAGAATTGGAGAAAGGTGCCACTTAAAGTTCCAGAAAACTAACCTCTTATTCAGTATGATACTTCTAAAATGTAAACATAGCGGCATGCTAAGGATACCCCTTGCCTGCAGCGACACTAGTCACCATGAGATATAGGTAGACATCAATGCATTTAAGAATGGCTTATTTCAGACACTCCAACAGAAACTCTGGTGATGATTCTATATCGATATCCTACGGGTAAGGTAAAGGTATTTGGTATCCAGATTGATAGGATGCACAATAACCCAACAGATCATACTTAAGCTGAGGCATACTGGAATCACAGTTAGCTTACCAGTTCACGGTATGTGGCATCTGCCACTTGATCTAATCGAGCTTGATGCCTCAACAGAAATGGGCGTATATGCCTCTCGTACAAAATCTTAGCCCCCTGATACACAGCAACCATATATTTAGGAAGGATCCTCTACGAGATACACGAGGACAATCAAATCATCTTATAGcatccaaaattcacaatagataTTTTCAAGGGTTAACCAGTAAAAAGCTTTAGAAACAGTTACAAAGAGTTTCAATACCAATTAATTTAGGAACGTCACTAAAGCTTAATCAAAATATATAGATGGGTTAACACAAATCTAAAATTAATATAGGAAAATAGCCAACCATTAACACAAGTGGAAGGAGCAACACGGTCAAACATCTGAGATGGTGGGGATGCATCAGTATTACATCTAAAAGAAATTACGTTTTACTCACATCAACAGATGGAAGCTGGAGCCACACGAGAAATGCAAATTTAATGTGGTAGTACATGGGACACCTGCAAACAGACAGAAAATCACATAAGCCTGGGTTTCATGCCTCCAAATCATCTCTACCCTTTTTAACAAAGTTCTGAATAGGCCATTAAATTTATAAGTGAAGGAAAACTAGTGGTTTAGTTGATTATACGATATATTGTGAAAGAAAAAAAGGCCTAAGGACCACTTACCATGATAGAATTCTGTCAGAGAAAATCTCCACAAGGCTAAAAGTACCAAATGCTGCACAAACATATAATTAGTAGGTGAAAACAGCAGTATGAGAAGGTATGAGAAGCTAATAAGGTATGAGAAGTTGGAAAATTTTTATTGCTCTTCATTTAAGCATTACTAGCACTTTCTACTTTTCGACCTATGAGCTTCAGAAGTTATACGAGGGACTCTGAAGGGCCTTTACCATAGGAAATCCACAATTATAATGTGTCACTTACTGAATTTGTGCTATTGACTAAAAGCTAATGCAGCACAATGTTGTGATGGGTAAAgataacaaagcacaaacctGCCCAGTATACAAGCCACTTTTTTTGTTGAACAAGATCCTTCTTCTCAATAGCCTTGAATGTATTGTACACAGGCAATGCAATCCCAACGGTGCAACTGCAAAAGCATTAAAAGAGATCCCCATTCAGACAAAACAAAGGGTCTGTTGATTCAGATAAGGATGACATCTCAAGAGATGTTTTCTTAGTGAGCCTAATTCCTCATTAGATAAGATAATAGACTCACCAAGCTGTTCTTATTATGACATTAGTACCAAGTGGGGATAGAAGTAATCTCAAGCC includes the following:
- the LOC113289313 gene encoding arabinosyltransferase RRA2-like; this translates as MMSGRRDGSLMRSNVHSIRGSRIAIAIGIGILLGCVFAFCFPHGFFASNSPSPIKNRRIATTNVQVGSAACESDEKANMLKLELVSVSDKNAELKKQVRELTEKLRLAEQGKDQAQKQVLVMGNPHKAGPFGTVKSLRTNPTVVADPSVNPRLAKLLEKVAFRKELIVCLANSNVKEMLEVWFTNIKRVGIPNYLVVALDDDIANFCELNHVPVYKRDPDQNVDEIARTGGNHAVSGLKFRVLREFLQLGYSVLLSDVDIVYLQDPFDHIYRDSDVESMTDGHNNSTAYGFNDVFDEPSMGWARYAHTMRVWVFNSGFFYIRPTIPAIELLDRVADRLAKENAWDQAVFNEELFYPSHPGYEGLHASKRVMDYYSFMNSKVLFKTVRKDDKLRKLKPVIVHVNYHPDKLPRMKAVVDFYVNGNQDALQAFPDGSE
- the LOC113286187 gene encoding HVA22-like protein k isoform X1; the protein is MALLGSAISGEVGLRLLLSPLGTNVIIRTACCTVGIALPVYNTFKAIEKKDLVQQKKWLVYWAAFGTFSLVEIFSDRILSWCPMYYHIKFAFLVWLQLPSVDGAKILYERHIRPFLLRHQARLDQVADATYRELAKFANSHQGEIQFARSVIMKILASANQMIWGILHPTSPIQGQKAVGGSPAAPASATENGHKAVGDTPAAPASSTGNHDSAE
- the LOC113286187 gene encoding HVA22-like protein k isoform X2, with translation MALLGSAISGEVGLRLLLSPLGTNVIIRTACCTVGIALPVYNTFKAIEKKDLVQQKKWLVYWAAFGTFSLVEIFSDRILSWCPMYYHIKFAFLVWLQLPSVDGAKILYERHIRPFLLRHQARLDQVADATYRELARGILSMPLCLHFRSIILNKRPNLPTLTKERFSLPGQ